One stretch of Chitinophaga pendula DNA includes these proteins:
- a CDS encoding RNA polymerase sigma-70 factor, protein MAILWGNSNHHMSIQMIAHISSWLQGNEPAFKLVFDHYYPRLYKYAVRYVKDETTAEDITMQVLARIWEKKHLVKEAETFENYLFTIARNQIIQSWKQQVEGWVSIEHIQDSPVATTQTDVLLTRELEDIYHKSLSALPEQRRRIFLLHRNDKLTYKQIAQQLDISPKTVENQVGVALKHLRAAMMNYLSSLLL, encoded by the coding sequence ATGGCTATTTTGTGGGGTAATTCCAACCATCACATGTCCATCCAGATGATAGCACATATCTCGTCCTGGCTGCAGGGAAACGAACCGGCGTTCAAGCTGGTATTCGATCACTACTATCCGCGCCTGTATAAATATGCAGTCAGGTATGTGAAAGACGAGACGACGGCGGAGGATATTACGATGCAGGTGTTGGCCAGGATATGGGAGAAGAAACACCTGGTGAAGGAGGCGGAGACATTTGAAAATTACCTGTTTACTATAGCACGCAACCAGATCATCCAGAGCTGGAAACAGCAGGTAGAGGGCTGGGTGTCTATAGAACACATACAAGATAGTCCTGTCGCCACTACGCAGACAGATGTGCTGCTGACACGTGAACTGGAGGATATATATCATAAGAGCCTTTCTGCTCTCCCGGAGCAGCGCCGTCGTATCTTCCTGTTGCATCGCAACGATAAACTCACCTATAAGCAGATTGCCCAGCAGCTGGATATCTCTCCTAAAACCGTCGAAAACCAGGTGGGTGTTGCCCTCAAGCACCTCAGAGCCGCTATGATGAACTACTTATCTTCTTTACTCCTCTGA
- a CDS encoding FecR family protein: MQQKEIDPQLLQKYLEGTCSPEEWQQVYNYLYDQAYADSLAANMQQDWHHMMAQQLPAPAPEKYDTFLRKTGQTASPVLTLSPWRKTLRWTAAAAVALLVITGGWYWQRHRQEQQAFMALQWHSLHNEQGHSSVIILPDSSRVFLGAGSTLRYQHNFNDANRDLYLEGEAYFVVKHGGTQPFRVTTGKITTTDVGTEFNIRYVPNISTIDISVAKGEVAVSHGNNTTALLQSERLRYEMATGKAIKEKITTNEAVGGWRNGQLSFQHQRLQTVMQELERHYGTTIHLDTTTTGNITITSTIVEASLEDALDIICTAAGVHYTKQGNIITIR; encoded by the coding sequence ATGCAGCAAAAAGAGATCGATCCGCAACTATTACAAAAATATCTTGAGGGCACTTGCTCTCCCGAAGAGTGGCAGCAGGTGTATAACTACCTGTACGATCAGGCGTATGCGGATAGTTTAGCAGCAAACATGCAGCAGGACTGGCATCATATGATGGCGCAGCAGCTGCCGGCACCTGCTCCTGAAAAATATGATACTTTCCTGCGAAAAACCGGCCAGACAGCTTCCCCGGTACTAACATTATCACCTTGGCGTAAGACTTTGCGCTGGACGGCTGCTGCTGCGGTTGCGCTGCTGGTGATAACAGGGGGTTGGTATTGGCAAAGGCATCGACAGGAACAGCAGGCTTTTATGGCGTTGCAATGGCATTCCCTGCACAATGAACAAGGGCATTCCAGCGTCATCATCCTGCCCGATAGCTCCCGCGTCTTCCTGGGCGCTGGTAGTACGCTGCGTTATCAGCATAATTTTAATGACGCTAACAGGGATCTCTATCTGGAAGGGGAGGCTTACTTTGTCGTAAAACACGGCGGTACGCAACCTTTCCGGGTAACAACAGGCAAGATAACCACTACAGATGTCGGCACTGAATTCAATATCAGGTACGTACCCAATATCAGCACCATCGACATCTCCGTTGCAAAAGGAGAAGTAGCGGTATCCCATGGTAATAACACTACTGCTTTGCTGCAATCAGAAAGGTTAAGATATGAAATGGCTACGGGTAAAGCCATCAAAGAAAAAATCACAACAAATGAAGCAGTAGGAGGTTGGAGGAACGGACAACTCAGCTTCCAGCACCAACGTCTGCAAACCGTCATGCAAGAACTTGAAAGGCACTATGGTACTACTATTCACCTGGATACCACTACTACCGGAAATATTACGATCACCAGCACCATAGTGGAAGCCTCTCTGGAGGACGCATTGGATATCATCTGCACCGCTGCAGGTGTACACTACACAAAACAAGGCAACATCATCACGATCAGGTAA
- a CDS encoding SusC/RagA family TonB-linked outer membrane protein produces MYNKSTPHITGRMLTWLVCLLLLSGKIAQAQQATNAVTIQLRNASIEQACSAIEKAAGITFTYNDSKLRLYKGTISLETTAPLTDILNRIFNGSALKWSLKGKMVVLTEDPEYKQQRTDNEKKGRVTGVVTEASTATPVPGVVVRSGKYAAVTDAQGHYDLALPVGKSDLSLSHVSYGTQLVKGIRVDEDQVLNQDVALSISNSDLKGVVVVGYGKQSRKLLTSSITTVGNGDFNKGNFNNPAQLLQGKVAGLTITRSGDPNAAPSVTLRGPSTLRTGAAQEPFYVIDGIPGADIRLVAPDDIATIDVLKDASATAIYGTRATNGVIIITTKRGSEGQLQLNYATYVSFESVARRIKMMDANQLNDYLGKNNLAQDPSDKQGANTDWQKEISRNAVSQNHYLSMSGGAKNTVFNASLNYFDNKGILKGSQLKRIIGRATVEQRMFEDHLRLGLNIASTNSTSNIIPNQDIVLYNSMRYLPTVPVRQPNGAYTENLQRVQYYNPVALMDNAWQKNESKVSVINAYATVKLPWGFKYDLNVTSQTEQLNTGAYYTSQYTLKTGINGEAIRSAYQNKKTILESFFTFDKKLGQHDINLLGGYSWQEDVNGDGFQANNQNFPTDALGYMNIGLGNPAAGFKTDFGPNDYQKLRLISFYVRGKYNLGNKYLLQASVRRDASSAFGINNRWATFPAVSLAWRVIQEPFMQHQQLFNDLKLRVGYGVTGNSLGFNPMISKFRNSTTGTFFYNGQFVNAIGPSQNANPDLKWEKTAMLNVGVDFSILKGKINGSIEYYDKKTTDLIWYYTVSTTQFATNTFTANVGSISNKGIELTLDATPVQTKKFSWNTSFNLAHNRNVLLSLSNDRFKLDSIFQAEPGGQGQTGSMVQILKSGYPVGQFFTLRYAGKNENGVSQFYGKDGKLTTSPQNFKDYFYAGNAQPKLLLGWNNSFRYGNFDLNIFLRASLGGKIMNATLADLNRPDDVRSYNLPASSADESPRDGNAYKYSDRYIENASYLRLDNMTLGYTFQHFRKNIRSIRLYVSGNNLGILTGYKGIDPELNLGGLTPGIDNKNYYPRTRAFLFGLNASF; encoded by the coding sequence ATGTATAACAAAAGTACGCCACACATTACAGGCCGCATGCTAACTTGGTTGGTTTGCCTGCTGCTGCTTTCCGGAAAAATAGCACAAGCCCAGCAGGCCACCAATGCGGTCACGATTCAGCTGAGGAATGCCAGTATCGAACAGGCCTGTTCTGCCATCGAGAAAGCAGCCGGCATCACATTCACCTACAATGATAGCAAATTACGCCTCTATAAAGGCACCATCTCACTTGAAACAACAGCACCACTTACCGATATTCTGAACCGTATCTTTAACGGCAGCGCCCTGAAATGGTCGCTGAAGGGAAAAATGGTTGTGCTTACGGAAGATCCGGAGTACAAACAGCAACGTACTGACAACGAAAAAAAAGGCCGCGTTACCGGCGTTGTTACTGAAGCCAGCACGGCTACCCCGGTGCCCGGCGTAGTAGTGCGCTCCGGTAAATACGCTGCTGTAACGGATGCCCAGGGGCATTACGACCTGGCACTGCCGGTAGGTAAATCTGATCTTTCCCTGAGTCATGTGAGCTACGGTACGCAGCTGGTAAAAGGTATCCGGGTAGACGAAGACCAGGTACTCAACCAGGATGTAGCATTGTCTATCTCTAACAGCGACTTGAAAGGGGTTGTAGTAGTAGGATATGGCAAACAATCCCGTAAGCTGCTGACCAGCTCCATTACCACAGTAGGCAATGGCGATTTTAACAAAGGGAACTTCAACAATCCGGCTCAGCTGTTGCAAGGCAAAGTAGCTGGTTTGACCATCACCCGCTCCGGTGATCCGAATGCGGCCCCTTCCGTAACCCTCAGAGGTCCATCTACACTCCGTACCGGTGCTGCCCAGGAGCCTTTCTATGTAATAGATGGTATTCCCGGTGCGGATATCCGCCTGGTAGCACCCGATGATATCGCTACCATCGACGTACTGAAAGATGCTTCTGCTACGGCGATCTACGGTACCAGGGCTACCAACGGGGTGATCATTATCACCACCAAAAGAGGTAGTGAAGGACAACTGCAACTGAATTACGCTACCTATGTATCTTTCGAAAGTGTAGCACGTCGTATCAAAATGATGGATGCTAACCAGCTGAATGACTACCTCGGGAAAAATAACCTGGCACAGGATCCCTCTGATAAACAAGGCGCCAATACAGACTGGCAGAAGGAAATATCCCGCAACGCGGTGTCTCAGAACCATTACCTCTCTATGAGCGGTGGTGCTAAGAATACAGTGTTCAATGCCTCCCTCAACTATTTTGACAACAAAGGTATACTGAAAGGCAGCCAGCTGAAACGTATCATCGGCCGAGCTACTGTAGAGCAGCGAATGTTTGAGGATCACCTGCGTCTTGGCCTCAACATTGCCTCTACCAACAGTACCAGCAATATCATCCCTAATCAGGATATCGTACTGTACAACAGCATGCGTTACCTGCCTACTGTACCCGTAAGACAGCCGAATGGCGCTTATACCGAAAACCTGCAACGGGTGCAGTACTACAACCCGGTAGCGCTGATGGACAACGCCTGGCAAAAGAACGAAAGTAAGGTGAGTGTAATAAATGCTTATGCGACGGTGAAGCTGCCCTGGGGTTTTAAGTATGACCTGAATGTTACTTCACAGACAGAACAATTGAATACCGGCGCCTACTATACCAGTCAGTATACGTTGAAAACAGGTATTAACGGAGAGGCGATCCGTTCTGCCTACCAGAACAAGAAGACCATCCTAGAGTCATTCTTCACTTTTGATAAGAAACTGGGACAGCACGATATCAATCTGCTGGGTGGCTATAGCTGGCAGGAGGATGTGAATGGCGATGGTTTCCAGGCTAATAACCAAAACTTCCCGACGGATGCATTGGGGTATATGAACATCGGTCTTGGTAACCCTGCTGCTGGTTTTAAAACAGATTTTGGTCCGAACGACTACCAGAAATTACGCCTCATCTCTTTCTATGTGAGAGGTAAGTACAACCTGGGCAACAAATATCTGCTGCAGGCTTCTGTGAGGAGGGATGCTTCTTCTGCATTCGGTATCAACAACCGTTGGGCGACCTTCCCGGCCGTATCATTGGCCTGGCGTGTGATCCAGGAGCCATTCATGCAGCACCAGCAGCTCTTCAATGACCTGAAATTACGTGTAGGCTATGGTGTGACTGGTAACTCTCTCGGCTTCAACCCGATGATCTCCAAATTCCGTAACAGTACGACCGGTACTTTCTTCTACAACGGTCAGTTTGTAAATGCGATCGGACCTTCCCAGAATGCTAACCCTGATCTTAAATGGGAGAAGACGGCTATGCTCAACGTAGGTGTAGACTTTTCTATCCTGAAAGGGAAGATAAATGGTAGCATTGAATATTACGACAAAAAGACGACAGACCTGATCTGGTACTATACGGTATCTACCACCCAGTTCGCCACTAATACCTTCACGGCAAACGTGGGTTCCATCTCCAACAAAGGGATAGAGCTGACACTGGATGCCACGCCGGTACAGACTAAAAAGTTCAGCTGGAATACCTCCTTTAACCTGGCACACAACCGCAACGTGCTGCTGTCCTTATCCAATGACCGCTTCAAGCTGGATTCTATCTTCCAGGCAGAGCCAGGTGGTCAGGGACAGACAGGTTCTATGGTACAGATACTGAAATCCGGTTATCCGGTAGGGCAGTTCTTTACCCTGAGATATGCCGGTAAAAATGAGAACGGCGTATCCCAGTTTTACGGTAAAGACGGTAAACTGACCACCTCTCCACAGAATTTCAAAGACTATTTCTATGCAGGGAATGCGCAGCCTAAACTGTTGCTGGGATGGAACAACTCCTTCCGTTATGGCAACTTCGACCTGAATATCTTCCTGCGTGCTTCCCTGGGAGGCAAGATCATGAATGCTACCCTGGCAGATCTCAACAGACCGGATGATGTACGCAGCTATAACCTGCCTGCTTCTTCTGCTGATGAATCTCCCAGAGATGGTAATGCTTACAAGTATTCCGACAGATATATTGAGAATGCTTCTTATCTGCGCCTGGATAACATGACCCTGGGTTATACGTTCCAGCATTTCCGTAAGAACATCCGCAGTATCCGCCTGTATGTGTCTGGCAACAACCTCGGTATCCTGACCGGCTACAAAGGCATAGATCCTGAATTGAACCTCGGTGGCCTCACGCCTGGTATAGACAACAAAAACTATTATCCGCGCACCAGGGCTTTCCTATTCGGACTGAATGCTTCCTTTTAA
- a CDS encoding RagB/SusD family nutrient uptake outer membrane protein, with amino-acid sequence MKKWNFKYTLLAACPLLLATACTKIDVPVENELTPDNFPKTEKQMILATGPAYVQFRNSYATSFWQLQTLSTDEAILPSRAGGWYDGGRYQQMHYHNWTADNAIVADSWNWGFSTISTCNRILWQLEKADETPFKKTVIAELRTLRAISLYFMMDAYGNIPVPVTFGSADLPVQKKRTDVFAFIEKEIQEVIPQLSTANDATTYGRPNKFTAFALLAKMYLNATQYDQAPKYTQAVAMCDSIIVSRKYDLEDDFVKMFYPDNGPRVKEFIFAVPYDQANAKGCQFSWMSLHPALQPKYNLAYRLSNPVSTLPAYYAQFNLAGDVRNDMWLIGKQSFFDGRPIIIKTTKKGLDNNYNGPDPTAPVDFQLEFTPNVTLVNADRFEVGGDELGKAKGIRNIKYYPDVTATSRDQSNDVAVFRYADVLLMKAEAELRGAAVTNGETPESLVNQIRTKRKATTVGTITLDELLMERARELNWEGWRRNDLIRYGKYEGSWGYKTDNNTFKRIFPIPSAESILNPSLQQNPGY; translated from the coding sequence ATGAAGAAGTGGAACTTTAAATATACCCTCCTGGCTGCCTGCCCTTTGTTGCTGGCAACTGCCTGTACTAAAATAGATGTGCCGGTAGAGAATGAACTGACACCGGATAACTTCCCGAAGACGGAAAAACAGATGATCCTGGCAACAGGGCCTGCTTATGTACAGTTTCGTAACTCGTATGCTACTTCCTTCTGGCAGCTGCAGACATTGAGTACGGATGAGGCGATCCTGCCCAGCCGTGCCGGTGGGTGGTACGATGGTGGCCGTTATCAGCAGATGCACTATCATAACTGGACGGCAGACAATGCGATCGTCGCCGACAGCTGGAACTGGGGATTCTCTACTATCAGTACCTGTAACCGTATCCTCTGGCAACTGGAAAAGGCGGACGAGACGCCCTTTAAAAAGACCGTTATCGCGGAGTTGCGTACACTGAGAGCGATCTCGCTGTACTTTATGATGGATGCTTATGGTAATATACCCGTTCCTGTTACCTTCGGAAGTGCAGACCTGCCGGTACAGAAGAAAAGAACCGATGTGTTTGCCTTTATCGAAAAGGAGATACAGGAAGTAATACCGCAGCTAAGCACTGCCAACGATGCGACTACGTATGGTCGTCCTAATAAATTCACGGCTTTTGCGTTATTGGCTAAAATGTACCTGAACGCTACGCAGTACGATCAGGCCCCGAAATATACGCAGGCAGTAGCGATGTGCGACAGTATCATCGTATCTCGTAAATACGACCTGGAAGATGATTTTGTGAAGATGTTCTATCCGGACAATGGTCCCCGTGTAAAAGAGTTCATCTTTGCGGTACCTTACGACCAGGCGAATGCCAAAGGCTGCCAGTTCTCCTGGATGTCGCTGCACCCGGCATTGCAGCCTAAATATAACCTGGCCTACCGCCTGAGTAACCCCGTAAGTACGCTCCCCGCTTACTATGCACAGTTCAACCTGGCCGGCGACGTACGTAATGATATGTGGCTTATAGGTAAACAGTCGTTCTTTGATGGCAGACCGATCATCATCAAAACCACCAAGAAAGGGCTGGATAATAACTACAACGGACCTGATCCTACCGCTCCGGTTGACTTCCAGCTGGAATTTACCCCGAATGTAACGCTGGTGAATGCGGACCGTTTTGAAGTAGGAGGAGATGAGCTTGGAAAAGCCAAAGGTATCCGCAACATCAAATACTATCCGGATGTAACGGCTACCAGCAGGGATCAAAGCAACGACGTAGCGGTGTTCAGGTATGCTGATGTGCTGCTCATGAAAGCAGAGGCGGAGTTGAGAGGCGCTGCCGTAACCAATGGAGAAACCCCCGAAAGTCTCGTGAACCAGATCCGTACCAAACGTAAAGCTACTACCGTTGGTACTATCACCCTCGATGAACTGCTGATGGAAAGAGCCCGCGAACTGAACTGGGAAGGCTGGCGCAGGAATGACCTGATCCGCTATGGAAAGTATGAAGGCAGCTGGGGATATAAGACAGATAATAACACCTTTAAAAGAATATTCCCGATCCCTTCTGCTGAAAGCATCTTAAACCCTTCATTGCAGCAGAACCCGGGGTACTAA